ATTTTGCCGATCAACTGCTGTGCGGCGATAAGACCATGCGGGCTGTGATGAACGGTGCCACGGAAATCGACTTAATCCATCCGGCGACACCGGATCCGGTCACAGGAAACGCGATCAAGATCAGCTATGCGAACCGTCTGGAAGGCATCCTTTCGCTGGGGATTTATGACATCCTGGGCAACGAGGTCGCGCGTCCGCTTGACGGCGTCGCACAGGGTGCAGGTTCATGGCAGGTTGTCTGCGATGTATCGCACCTACCGAGCGGTCAGTATACCTACCGCCTGAGCGAAGGCCGCACTGTGATCTCGAAACAGTTCGTGATCCAACGATAAATGAATTCGGGGGAGGGGATGACCGTTCATCCCCTCCGCTTTTTTCAAAGAATTATTGAAACAAAGCGCACTCGACTTCATTCTTTCCGGTTTTTAGAATTGGCTTTTATTAAACTTTTGACATTCGACGCTATGAGAACTCGTCTCTTCCTACTTCTTTCGGCTTGCGCCTTTGTTGTTCTGGCTGGCCGTGTTGATGCCCAGAGCGTTATCGTCCCGACGGTTCAGACCGGATTCCTGATCGGTCCAGTCGGTGGTATCAATCTGGTTGCATACTCCTCCG
Above is a window of Bacteroidota bacterium DNA encoding:
- a CDS encoding T9SS type A sorting domain-containing protein, whose translation is FADQLLCGDKTMRAVMNGATEIDLIHPATPDPVTGNAIKISYANRLEGILSLGIYDILGNEVARPLDGVAQGAGSWQVVCDVSHLPSGQYTYRLSEGRTVISKQFVIQR